In a single window of the Mustela nigripes isolate SB6536 chromosome 17, MUSNIG.SB6536, whole genome shotgun sequence genome:
- the ZNF599 gene encoding zinc finger protein 599 — MAAPELALVSFQDVAVTFTGEEWRHLDLAQRTLYREVMLETCGLLVSLGHPVPKAELISLVEQGQELWTVMRGLSKSTYTGEKAKPETTELTASQLAFTEEAPFEEQVTQGVSRDSRLGQARDQEKLSEVQEANLRPGADPHKETCPRKLTHKRDDLETGDRLGFTVLQERVTTQGDLREPEQGPGKDPVIEARNSLYKCKECGKRFSKNWALVRHQQIHAGVKPFKCSECGKACRYMADFIRHMRFHTGEKPYKCVECGKAFKRRSHLTEHQRIHTGDKPYECKECGKTFTHRSSFNQHNMTHTREKPFLCKECGKAFYYSSSFAQHMRIHTGKKLYECSECGKAFTHRSTFIQHNMTHTGEKPFLCKECGKAFCLSSSFTQHMRIHTGEKPYECDDCGKAFTHRSTFIRHKRTHTGEKPFECKECGKTFCDSSSLIQHMRIHTGERPYKCSDCGKAFTHHSVFIRHHRTHSGEKPLECKECAKAFYYSSSFTRHMRIHTGEKPYVCRECGKAFTQPANFVRHNRIHTGEKPYECKHCKKAFCDNFALTQHMRTHTGEKPFECGECGKTFSHSSSFTHHRKIHTRV; from the exons ATGGCGGCGCCGGAGCTG GCTTTGGTGTCCTTCCAAGACGTGGCCGTGACCTTCACTGGGGAGGAATGGAGACATCTGGACCTGGCCCAGAGGACCTTATACCGGGAGGTGATGTTGGAGACTTGTGGGCTCTTGGTCTCACTGG GGCATCCTGTTCCCAAAGCAGAGCTGATCTCCCTGGTGGAGCAGGGGCAGGAACTGTGGACAGTGATGAGAGGCCTCTCCAAAAGCACGTATACAG GTGAAAAAGCAAAACCTGAGACCACAGAGCTTACTGCTTCTCAGCTTGCCTTCACTGAGGAAGCCCCCTTTGAGGAACAAGTGACCCAGGGAGTCTCAAGGGATTCCAGGTTGGGGCAAGCAAGGGATCAGGAGAAGCTATCAGAAGTGCAGGAAGCGAACTTGAGGCCAGGTGCGGACCCCCACAAGGAGACATGCCCTAGGAAGCTGACCCATAAACGTGATGATTTGGAGACCGGTGATCGTTTGGGTTTCACGGTTTTGCAGGAGCGCGTCACTACACAAGGTGATCTACGTGAACCCGAGCAAGGACCAGGCAAAGACCCTGTGATAGAGGCAAGGAATAGCCTGTATAAATGCAAAGAATGTGGGAAAAGGTTTAGCAAGAACTGGGCTCTTGTTCGGCATCAGCAGATTCATGCCGGAGTGAAGCCCTTTaaatgcagtgaatgtgggaaagcctgtCGTTATATGGCAGACTTCATTCGACACATGAGGTTTCATACTGGGGAAAAACCATACAAGTGTGTTGAGTGTGGGAAGGCGTTCAAACGCAGGTCTCACCTCACAGAGCACCAGCGCATTCACACTGGAGATAAGCCCTATGAGTGCAAAGAATGTGGTAAAACTTTCACCCACCGCTCTTCTTTTAACCAACATAATATGACCCACACTAGGGAAAAGCCCTTTTTGTGCAAAGAATGTGGAAAAGCTTTTTACTACAGCTCTTCCTTTGCTCAACACATGAGGATTCACACCGGAAAGAAACTCTatgagtgcagtgaatgtggaAAGGCCTTCACTCACCGCTCCACTTTTATCCAGCACAATATGACCCACACCGGAGAAAAGCCCTTCTTGTGCaaagaatgtggaaaagccttttgCCTCAGCTCATCCTTCACTCAGCACATGAGgattcacactggagagaaaccctacgAGTGCGACGACTGTGGAAAGGCCTTCACTCACCGCTCTACTTTTATCCGGCACAAGAGGACTCATACCGGAGAGAAGCCCTTTGAATGCAAGGAATGTGGGAAAACCTTCTGCGACAGCTCTTCCTTAATCCAGCACATGAGGATTCACACTGGCGAGAGGCCCTATAAGTGCAGTGATTGTGGAAAAGCCTTTACACACCACTCTGTTTTTATCCGACATCATAGGACCCACAGTGGGGAAAAACCCTTGGAGTGTAAAGAATGTGCAAAAGCCTTTTACTACAGCTCTTCCTTTACTCGACACATGAGGATCCACACTGGCGAGAAGCCCTACGTATGCAGAGAATGCGGGAAGGCCTTTACCCAACCTGCAAATTTTGTTCGTCATAATAGGATCCACActggagaaaaaccatatgagTGCAAACACTGTAAGAAGGCTTTTTGTGACAACTTTGCTTTAACTCAGCACATGAgaactcacactggagagaaaccctttGAATGTGGTGAATGTGGAAAAACCTTCAGCCACAGTTCCTCCTTCACTCACCATCGAAAAATTCATACCAGAGTTTAA